A region of Paenibacillus thiaminolyticus DNA encodes the following proteins:
- the fabG gene encoding 3-oxoacyl-ACP reductase FabG, with product MKVEGKTVIITGGANGIGEAAVRLFMDAGANVVIADYNEEAGMRLLNDLGPSAGERALFAACNVADPASVQQLMEKTLERFGAIEVLINNAGITRDAMLLKMSPEQWRDVIDVNLTGVFYCTRHAAPHMAAQGRGKIINTASIVGVQGNIGQTNYAAAKAGVIGMTKTWARELGYKGISVNAVAPGFIATDMVAKMPENIVDGMRNKVPLRRLGQPEDVAQVYLFLASGAADYINGAVIEVNGGLSI from the coding sequence ATGAAGGTTGAGGGCAAGACGGTAATCATTACAGGCGGAGCCAATGGGATTGGCGAAGCGGCCGTGCGGCTGTTCATGGATGCGGGAGCGAATGTCGTCATCGCTGATTACAATGAAGAAGCGGGGATGCGGCTCCTGAATGATCTTGGACCGTCCGCAGGGGAGCGTGCGCTCTTCGCTGCATGCAATGTCGCGGATCCGGCCAGCGTGCAGCAGCTTATGGAGAAGACGCTGGAGCGCTTCGGCGCCATCGAGGTGCTGATTAATAACGCCGGGATCACCCGCGACGCGATGCTGCTGAAAATGTCGCCGGAACAGTGGCGCGATGTCATCGATGTGAATCTGACCGGCGTATTCTATTGCACTCGGCATGCTGCGCCCCATATGGCGGCTCAAGGACGGGGCAAGATTATTAACACGGCCTCCATCGTCGGCGTGCAGGGCAATATCGGGCAGACCAACTATGCGGCTGCCAAGGCGGGCGTCATCGGCATGACGAAGACATGGGCGCGCGAGCTTGGCTACAAAGGCATCAGCGTGAACGCGGTCGCGCCCGGCTTTATCGCGACGGACATGGTGGCGAAGATGCCGGAGAATATTGTCGACGGCATGCGGAACAAGGTGCCTTTGCGCCGGCTCGGACAACCGGAAGATGTCGCGCAGGTCTATCTGTTCCTTGCGTCCGGCGCCGCGGACTATATTAACGGAGCCGTCATTGAAGTGAACGGAGGGCTGTCGATCTGA
- a CDS encoding COX15/CtaA family protein, which yields MKITGQVKLVNSNIYRKLKLLAYATCIGMFIVVLNGALVTKTGSGQGCGTDWPLCNGKFVPAYTIESMIEYSHRIVTGIVGILVLASFIFVYRFARDKRDAVMYSLLTLIFTVIQAIMGALAVVFTQSPPVMALHFGISLLAFASSFLLCLALRRYERGIVQHAGRISDTFRYAVWFTWLYTYIVIYVGAFVRHTESSGGCLGWPLCNGEWIPDMTGGTAIAFMHRVAAALLLIVVAVMAHFAYHHHKDNREIQLCGIWSIALCAGQIVSGALVVFAITDENLYLFAGMLHAVLICGLFSVLCHMSIRVWQLRERT from the coding sequence ATGAAAATAACGGGTCAGGTGAAACTGGTGAATTCGAACATCTACCGTAAATTGAAGTTATTGGCTTACGCCACGTGCATCGGCATGTTCATCGTCGTGCTGAACGGCGCCCTTGTCACGAAGACGGGCTCCGGCCAAGGCTGCGGCACCGATTGGCCGTTGTGCAATGGCAAATTCGTGCCTGCCTACACCATCGAATCGATGATTGAATACTCGCACCGTATCGTAACCGGGATTGTGGGCATTCTCGTACTGGCATCATTTATTTTTGTGTATCGGTTCGCGCGAGACAAGCGTGACGCAGTCATGTATTCATTACTGACACTTATTTTTACGGTCATTCAGGCGATTATGGGGGCGCTCGCCGTCGTCTTTACTCAGTCTCCGCCTGTCATGGCGCTGCATTTCGGAATCTCTTTGCTGGCGTTCGCCTCATCCTTCCTGCTCTGCCTGGCGCTGCGAAGGTATGAACGGGGCATCGTTCAACATGCGGGCAGAATCAGCGATACGTTCCGCTACGCCGTCTGGTTCACATGGTTATATACATATATCGTCATATACGTCGGCGCCTTCGTACGGCATACGGAGTCATCCGGCGGCTGCCTGGGATGGCCGCTCTGCAATGGCGAGTGGATCCCTGACATGACGGGAGGAACCGCAATCGCTTTCATGCACCGGGTGGCTGCAGCGCTGCTGCTGATTGTCGTCGCGGTAATGGCGCATTTCGCTTACCATCATCATAAGGATAACCGTGAGATTCAGCTGTGCGGGATATGGTCGATTGCGCTGTGTGCAGGGCAGATTGTAAGCGGGGCGCTCGTTGTTTTTGCGATAACGGATGAGAATTTGTATTTATTTGCGGGAATGCTGCATGCAGTGTTGATTTGCGGACTGTTCAGCGTGCTATGTCATATGAGCATTCGCGTATGGCAGCTGCGTGAACGAACATAA
- a CDS encoding DUF2515 family protein — protein MESSSPTRWRYAWRLLRHAVDSACAVMRNLWTSMRRQMRSIRNLRAMEWNRAAARRTEERLYRIIAERSRPHAEEARAHERQSLTSEELKLLAHIRHLAAAANRNNVTRAAAYLRLYNQHPELHWALLAHTVSRNGGWNMTDLQGEWLPRIMSPAQRLWSFRLLERSNALIFHDAFPQLLLYDASRRKGRSLFHLLPHLGVSAFMVPFWDSFWVQPDSPLLTTALIINEQNVIEGSVVQNEQFREQVITKWDFRLHGWMQMNQVVIPLGVPAVQEPAVPLVGLTLENFSDLDERIAFGRKLYALLFHVPDIYEGALSFMRAVPHTGSRADYWPHAFTTQASAQDHANLPADHRAYSPRLADAWPDEPLPPVEASDWFVDERMLKHLQPTRPPLQADMTLPHDRLWKETASLAGFIHPGRTQHS, from the coding sequence ATGGAATCCTCGTCCCCTACCCGCTGGCGGTACGCCTGGCGATTGCTTCGGCATGCCGTTGACAGCGCCTGCGCTGTCATGCGCAATCTATGGACTAGCATGCGCAGGCAGATGAGAAGCATACGCAACCTGCGCGCAATGGAGTGGAACCGGGCCGCAGCCAGACGAACGGAAGAGCGTCTGTACCGGATTATCGCGGAGCGGAGCCGCCCGCATGCCGAAGAGGCCCGAGCCCATGAGCGTCAAAGTCTGACATCCGAAGAGCTGAAGCTTCTCGCTCATATTCGCCATCTGGCAGCGGCTGCGAACCGGAACAATGTTACCCGGGCCGCAGCCTACCTTCGCCTCTATAATCAGCACCCGGAGCTGCACTGGGCGCTGCTGGCCCATACCGTCTCCCGCAACGGAGGCTGGAATATGACGGATCTGCAGGGGGAATGGCTGCCGCGCATCATGAGTCCGGCACAGCGCCTCTGGTCGTTCCGCTTGCTGGAACGCAGCAATGCCCTTATTTTTCACGACGCCTTCCCGCAGCTCCTATTATATGACGCCAGCCGCCGCAAAGGGCGCAGCCTGTTCCATCTGCTTCCGCATCTGGGCGTATCGGCATTCATGGTTCCATTTTGGGACAGCTTCTGGGTTCAGCCGGACAGCCCTCTGCTGACGACCGCACTCATCATCAATGAACAGAACGTCATCGAAGGAAGCGTCGTCCAGAATGAACAGTTCCGCGAGCAGGTCATCACGAAGTGGGACTTCCGCCTGCACGGCTGGATGCAGATGAACCAGGTCGTTATCCCGCTCGGAGTGCCGGCAGTGCAGGAGCCGGCCGTTCCGCTCGTCGGGCTGACACTGGAGAATTTCTCCGATCTGGACGAGCGGATCGCGTTCGGACGCAAATTGTACGCTCTGTTATTCCATGTCCCTGACATCTACGAAGGGGCGTTAAGCTTCATGCGCGCCGTCCCGCACACCGGATCGCGCGCCGACTATTGGCCGCATGCCTTCACCACCCAAGCGTCGGCGCAGGATCATGCGAACCTGCCGGCGGATCATCGGGCCTACAGCCCGCGGCTGGCCGATGCATGGCCGGACGAGCCGCTGCCGCCCGTCGAGGCCAGCGATTGGTTCGTGGACGAGCGGATGCTGAAGCATCTGCAGCCGACGCGCCCTCCTCTCCAGGCGGACATGACCTTGCCGCATGATCGGCTATGGAAGGAAACGGCTTCCCTCGCCGGCTTCATTCATCCCGGCCGGACGCAGCATTCCTGA
- a CDS encoding methionine ABC transporter permease, with amino-acid sequence MKDLDFSKINWGDIGTATSDTLAMMLFSVLFTIVIGLPLGVLLYLTGKSKGTAGRTVYFAVSFIVNILRSAPFVILMIALIPVTRMIVGTSIGVEGTIPPLVIAAAPFFARLVETSLREVDRGVIEAAQAMGASTWQIVRKVLLPEAMPGLIAGATITAVTLVTYTAMSGMVGGGGLGDLAIRYGYHRYEFEVMIISIFIMVLLVQILQWIGDAFVRRFTRK; translated from the coding sequence ATGAAGGATCTGGATTTCTCCAAAATCAACTGGGGCGATATTGGAACGGCGACAAGCGACACGCTGGCGATGATGCTGTTCTCCGTCCTGTTCACGATCGTTATCGGGCTTCCGCTCGGCGTACTGCTTTATTTGACAGGAAAATCAAAAGGAACGGCCGGGAGAACCGTATATTTCGCAGTTTCTTTCATCGTCAACATTTTGCGTTCCGCGCCGTTCGTGATTCTGATGATCGCGCTGATTCCGGTCACCCGGATGATTGTCGGCACCTCGATCGGGGTCGAAGGCACGATTCCGCCGCTCGTTATTGCGGCTGCGCCATTCTTCGCCCGGCTGGTGGAGACCTCGCTGCGCGAGGTGGACCGCGGCGTCATCGAAGCCGCGCAGGCAATGGGCGCTTCGACCTGGCAGATCGTGCGCAAGGTGCTGCTGCCGGAGGCGATGCCGGGCCTTATCGCCGGCGCGACGATTACGGCCGTCACACTCGTTACCTATACGGCAATGTCAGGCATGGTCGGCGGCGGCGGTCTTGGGGACTTGGCCATTCGATACGGGTATCACCGCTACGAATTTGAAGTCATGATCATTTCGATTTTTATTATGGTGCTGCTCGTGCAAATTCTGCAATGGATTGGCGACGCATTCGTCCGCCGGTTCACCCGGAAGTAG
- a CDS encoding Cthe_2314 family HEPN domain-containing protein, which translates to MLRSLFGEAPRRDEGALKEAMEAIDRYLSHVRKQMDNGGDPGHYWRKIEIWTVGLRTSLDELEQSIYASGKYAERVTKQYQEDMNDHELDDYYRHVYFYKNAFIRVFSILDKLGTLLNEVLRLETEQMKHLFSYFTVLRRLHLTGRHPRLTDKLSGLKQLHGEAMQRLRTRRNTEIHYMNAEMQDDLWQRHRSLNSKLRLEDIQANMDDVEEGMQMVCGALTASFRALVTLEK; encoded by the coding sequence ATGCTGCGAAGCCTGTTCGGGGAAGCGCCCCGCAGGGATGAAGGCGCGTTGAAGGAAGCGATGGAAGCGATAGACCGCTATCTGTCGCATGTAAGGAAGCAGATGGACAACGGCGGGGATCCGGGGCATTACTGGCGCAAAATCGAAATCTGGACGGTAGGGCTTCGCACATCGCTCGATGAGCTGGAGCAGAGCATCTATGCTTCCGGCAAGTATGCGGAGCGGGTGACGAAGCAGTATCAGGAAGATATGAATGATCATGAATTGGATGATTATTACCGTCACGTCTACTTTTACAAAAATGCGTTCATCCGCGTCTTCTCCATCCTGGACAAGCTGGGGACGCTGCTGAATGAGGTGCTGCGGCTGGAGACGGAGCAAATGAAGCATTTGTTCTCTTACTTCACGGTGCTCCGCCGGCTGCATCTGACAGGCAGGCATCCGCGCCTGACCGACAAGCTGTCCGGCCTCAAGCAGCTGCATGGAGAAGCGATGCAGCGCCTGCGCACACGCCGCAATACCGAGATTCACTATATGAATGCGGAGATGCAGGACGATCTGTGGCAGCGGCACCGCAGCTTGAACAGCAAGCTGCGGCTGGAGGATATCCAGGCGAATATGGACGATGTGGAAGAAGGCATGCAGATGGTGTGCGGCGCGCTTACCGCTTCGTTCCGGGCTCTCGTTACCCTGGAAAAATGA
- a CDS encoding 3-oxoacyl-ACP synthase, whose product MIGNGHDAADAIRLLATGIYIPEGRMTSADIAQASGIPQEIVETKLGIKHKPVPGPEDHPCEMGVRAARQALARAAIDPGELDLVIYIGEEYKEYPVWTAALKLQDDLGAVNAWGFDLSSRCCTTLMAVKTAKAMMQGDARISTVLLAGGYRNGDLIDLSDPDTRFMANLGAGGGAMILRRGASAAYPEVLDTTVITDGSFAEDVIIAAGGTKRPLTAELIAQGEPRFRVPDPGRMKSRLDAVSMARFAEVVERSVRSSGWRPDEIDFIGLLHMKRSAHEAVLRALGIPARQSVYLDEFGHIGQFDPMICIELGVKQGLIRPGSVVVLAAAGIGYAWGALTLKWGDSV is encoded by the coding sequence ATGATCGGTAACGGACATGATGCGGCGGACGCGATCCGCTTGCTGGCCACGGGGATCTACATCCCGGAAGGCCGAATGACGAGCGCGGATATCGCGCAGGCGTCCGGCATACCGCAGGAGATCGTCGAGACGAAGCTCGGCATCAAGCACAAACCGGTTCCCGGGCCGGAGGACCACCCTTGCGAGATGGGGGTGCGGGCGGCACGGCAAGCGCTGGCCCGGGCGGCGATCGATCCGGGCGAGCTTGATCTTGTCATCTATATTGGCGAGGAGTATAAAGAATATCCGGTATGGACGGCCGCCCTGAAGCTGCAGGACGATCTGGGCGCCGTCAATGCCTGGGGCTTCGATTTGTCCTCCCGCTGCTGCACGACGTTGATGGCCGTGAAGACGGCGAAGGCGATGATGCAGGGAGATGCGCGCATCTCGACCGTGCTGCTGGCGGGCGGATACCGCAACGGAGATCTCATTGATTTGTCCGACCCCGATACCCGCTTCATGGCCAATCTCGGCGCCGGCGGAGGGGCGATGATATTGCGCCGGGGAGCTAGCGCCGCTTATCCGGAAGTGCTGGACACAACTGTGATAACGGACGGCTCCTTCGCCGAGGATGTCATTATCGCGGCGGGCGGGACTAAGCGGCCGTTGACGGCGGAGCTGATCGCGCAGGGGGAGCCGCGGTTCCGGGTGCCTGATCCCGGCAGGATGAAGAGCCGGCTGGACGCGGTGTCGATGGCCCGGTTCGCCGAGGTGGTGGAACGCTCCGTTCGCAGCAGCGGCTGGCGTCCGGATGAGATCGATTTTATCGGTCTGCTCCATATGAAGCGATCCGCCCATGAGGCGGTGCTCCGGGCGCTGGGCATTCCGGCCCGCCAGTCGGTGTATCTGGATGAATTCGGGCATATCGGTCAATTCGATCCGATGATATGCATCGAGTTGGGCGTGAAGCAAGGCCTGATTCGCCCGGGTAGCGTAGTGGTGCTGGCTGCGGCGGGCATCGGCTATGCTTGGGGGGCGCTCACATTGAAATGGGGGGATTCCGTATGA
- a CDS encoding branched-chain amino acid ABC transporter permease, giving the protein MRMNRIGTAGFLVMVTALALLPVVNDSRSFLIVMTQICIFAIFAMSYDILLGYTGIVSFGHCMFFGVGAYASGIMLERLGPSVGTLFMSVLAGMVLSALLSYIVGMLSLRLKSHFYAMLTLAFSGLLLVLAEKWRSLTNGNDGFTFPIPAAMKDRTVLYFTALAVMAAMFLLLRRFTQSPVGRVLQAIRENEQRAESLGYEIVHYKVMATVVAGMAASLSGSLYVLTLRFVNTTVFGMDMTLNALLMTIIGGVGTLYGAIIGASLIEWAHHGLSELAKFHPIFERWIIFFGLLYILVVLLFPSGIVGTLRTWIGRRRGGRPGHDRKGAPRPVRKEEAG; this is encoded by the coding sequence CGGCCGGGTTCCTGGTGATGGTCACGGCTCTGGCACTGCTTCCCGTGGTCAATGATTCACGCAGCTTTCTCATCGTCATGACGCAGATTTGCATATTCGCCATTTTTGCCATGAGCTACGATATCCTGCTCGGGTACACGGGAATTGTATCGTTCGGCCATTGTATGTTTTTCGGTGTCGGGGCCTATGCGAGCGGGATCATGCTGGAGCGGCTCGGTCCTTCCGTCGGGACGCTCTTCATGTCCGTCCTGGCCGGCATGGTGCTGTCCGCGCTGCTCAGTTATATCGTAGGAATGCTCTCGCTGCGGTTGAAAAGCCACTTTTACGCAATGCTGACGCTTGCCTTCTCGGGCCTGCTGCTGGTGCTGGCGGAGAAATGGCGGTCGCTGACGAACGGCAATGACGGCTTCACCTTCCCGATCCCGGCCGCAATGAAGGACCGGACCGTCCTGTACTTCACTGCGCTGGCCGTGATGGCGGCCATGTTCCTGCTGCTGCGCCGATTTACGCAATCCCCGGTCGGCCGGGTGCTGCAGGCCATTCGCGAAAATGAGCAGCGAGCCGAGTCGCTCGGTTACGAAATCGTTCATTACAAGGTGATGGCAACCGTGGTCGCCGGTATGGCGGCCAGTCTGAGCGGGTCGCTGTATGTGCTGACATTGCGGTTCGTCAATACGACAGTCTTCGGGATGGACATGACGCTGAACGCTTTGTTAATGACGATTATCGGCGGGGTAGGGACATTGTATGGGGCCATCATCGGGGCTTCCCTGATTGAATGGGCGCATCACGGACTATCGGAATTGGCCAAGTTCCACCCGATATTCGAGCGCTGGATCATTTTCTTCGGCTTATTGTACATCTTGGTCGTGCTGCTGTTCCCATCCGGCATCGTCGGCACGCTGCGCACCTGGATAGGGAGGCGCAGAGGGGGCCGTCCCGGGCATGACCGGAAGGGGGCTCCCAGGCCTGTGCGGAAGGAGGAAGCCGGATGA
- a CDS encoding thioredoxin family protein, whose translation MEKVQTVERFKEIIAQPLTTIAVFKTSWCPDCHFIDPFMPELEAQYEGKAVFFEVDAEALVDVAQQYHILGIPSFVAFKSGKETIRFVNKLRKTRPEIEQFADRAIAVSEAV comes from the coding sequence ATGGAAAAAGTACAAACAGTGGAACGTTTTAAAGAAATCATTGCCCAGCCGTTGACGACGATCGCCGTATTCAAGACGTCCTGGTGCCCGGATTGTCACTTTATTGATCCGTTCATGCCGGAACTGGAGGCGCAGTATGAGGGGAAGGCCGTATTTTTCGAGGTGGATGCGGAAGCATTGGTCGATGTGGCCCAGCAGTACCACATTCTCGGCATTCCTAGCTTCGTTGCCTTCAAGAGCGGCAAGGAGACGATTCGCTTCGTCAACAAGCTGCGCAAGACGCGGCCGGAGATTGAACAGTTCGCAGATCGGGCCATTGCGGTGTCTGAAGCGGTATAA
- a CDS encoding methionine ABC transporter ATP-binding protein produces MIRLEHISKQYEVKGKLSGPLALNDVSLTIEQGEIFGIIGHSGAGKSTLLRSINLLERPTSGKVFVDQVDMMKLSKRELQEQRSKIGMIFQHFNLLSSATVFDNVAFPLRLQNASAAQVKAKADELIRLVGLEEHRNKYPAQLSGGQKQRVGIARALANDPKVLLCDEATSALDPQTTQSILELLLDINRRFGITIVLITHEMHVIQAICDRVAVIHAGEIAEHGKVVDVFLKPQHPVTREFIMEERHDADLQPWMAFQGQAGDHSRVVKINYLGDVTYEPVLQTVLTEAGVRFTILQGTISRMKDTPYGQLVVRLDGGQPDVDRSLSALKDRGLEVEVIA; encoded by the coding sequence TTGATTCGTCTGGAGCATATCAGCAAACAATATGAAGTCAAAGGCAAGCTATCCGGACCTCTCGCATTGAACGATGTCAGTTTGACGATAGAGCAGGGAGAAATTTTTGGCATTATCGGCCACTCCGGGGCCGGCAAGAGCACACTGCTGCGCAGCATCAACCTGCTGGAGCGCCCGACCTCCGGGAAGGTGTTCGTGGATCAGGTGGACATGATGAAGCTGTCGAAGCGGGAGCTGCAGGAGCAGCGCAGCAAGATCGGCATGATTTTTCAGCATTTTAATCTGCTGTCCTCGGCGACCGTGTTCGACAATGTCGCATTCCCGCTGCGGCTGCAGAATGCGTCTGCCGCCCAAGTGAAGGCGAAAGCGGATGAATTAATCCGTCTCGTCGGTCTCGAGGAGCACCGCAATAAATATCCGGCGCAGTTGTCCGGGGGACAGAAGCAGAGGGTCGGCATTGCGCGAGCGCTTGCCAACGATCCGAAGGTGCTGCTCTGTGACGAAGCGACTTCTGCGCTCGATCCGCAGACGACGCAATCGATTCTGGAGCTGCTGCTCGATATTAACCGGCGCTTCGGCATCACGATCGTTCTCATCACCCACGAGATGCATGTCATTCAGGCGATATGCGACCGGGTCGCGGTCATCCATGCCGGCGAGATTGCAGAGCATGGCAAGGTCGTCGATGTCTTCCTGAAGCCGCAGCATCCGGTAACGAGGGAATTCATTATGGAGGAGCGCCATGACGCCGACCTGCAGCCGTGGATGGCCTTCCAGGGGCAGGCAGGAGACCATTCGCGCGTCGTCAAGATCAATTACTTGGGCGATGTGACGTATGAGCCTGTGCTGCAGACCGTCCTTACCGAGGCGGGGGTCCGCTTCACGATATTGCAGGGGACGATATCGCGCATGAAGGATACTCCCTATGGCCAATTGGTCGTTCGGCTGGACGGCGGCCAGCCGGATGTCGATAGATCGCTCTCCGCGCTGAAGGATAGAGGACTTGAAGTGGAGGTGATCGCCTAA
- a CDS encoding UbiD family decarboxylase, with product MSFSNIRSFIHTLKRENELAVIEAEVDPYLEIAEIHRRVIEEGGPALLFTNVKGSPFSVATNLFGTTRRVDMAFGPRPEQFANKCIEAVNRFMPPSPKKLWEERSLVKELLGLLKVGMKDVSSAQAPIMDVKRTDMPMQGLPALTSWQLDGGPFITLPLVYTEHPARKGSDHNLGMYRVQIYDDETTGIHWQIQKGGGFHYHEAELRNEALPVSIYVGGPPALIAAAIAPLPEKLPELLMASFVMGERLPVVDSGFEGHRIPAEAEFVIQGYVPPHERRLEGPFGDHYGYYSWAHEFPIVNVKHMYHRKDAIYPATIVGKPRQEDYYLGEYLVKLLSPAFPMVMPSVRKVHPYPETGVHSLAAAVVRESYSREAMLSGFRILGEGQLSLTKFLMLTDQDVDLDNFAQLMENVLERFQPESDLYVLNNTSHDTLDYTGHKLNHGSKGIMLGVGEPVRELPHTYEGGPIDEISDVAVFCRGCLTMSGASYEAEPQLAERLMERLAAQETPWPLVFLVDDAQVARTQLSFLWTVFTRFNPASDIYARMEVRNHHIAYQLPIVIDARMKPGYPDELFPREDIVQRVDDRWKDYFPNGF from the coding sequence TTGTCATTTTCGAATATTCGCAGTTTCATTCATACGCTCAAGCGGGAGAACGAGTTGGCGGTCATCGAAGCCGAAGTCGATCCGTATCTCGAGATCGCTGAAATTCATCGGCGGGTGATCGAGGAAGGCGGCCCCGCCCTGCTGTTCACCAATGTGAAGGGAAGCCCGTTCTCCGTCGCTACGAACCTGTTCGGGACGACCCGGCGGGTGGATATGGCCTTCGGGCCGAGACCGGAGCAGTTCGCCAACAAATGCATCGAAGCGGTGAATCGCTTCATGCCTCCATCGCCGAAGAAGCTGTGGGAAGAACGAAGCCTGGTCAAAGAACTGCTGGGCCTGCTCAAGGTAGGCATGAAGGATGTATCATCCGCTCAAGCGCCGATTATGGACGTGAAGCGGACCGATATGCCGATGCAAGGCCTGCCGGCGTTAACGAGCTGGCAATTGGACGGGGGGCCGTTCATTACCCTCCCGCTCGTCTACACCGAGCATCCCGCACGCAAGGGCAGCGATCATAACCTGGGAATGTACCGGGTTCAAATATACGATGACGAGACGACCGGAATCCACTGGCAGATTCAAAAAGGCGGCGGCTTCCATTATCATGAAGCCGAGCTCCGGAACGAGGCGCTGCCGGTGTCCATCTATGTCGGCGGCCCGCCCGCATTGATTGCGGCAGCCATCGCGCCGCTCCCGGAGAAGCTGCCGGAGCTGCTCATGGCCTCCTTCGTCATGGGCGAGCGCCTGCCTGTCGTGGACAGCGGCTTCGAAGGGCATCGCATTCCGGCGGAAGCTGAGTTCGTCATCCAGGGCTACGTGCCTCCGCATGAGCGGCGGCTGGAAGGGCCGTTCGGCGACCATTACGGCTATTACTCGTGGGCGCATGAGTTCCCGATTGTCAATGTGAAGCACATGTACCACCGCAAGGACGCGATCTACCCGGCGACGATCGTCGGCAAGCCGCGTCAGGAGGACTACTATTTGGGCGAGTATCTGGTCAAATTGCTGTCACCGGCCTTCCCGATGGTCATGCCGAGCGTGCGCAAGGTGCATCCTTATCCGGAGACAGGCGTCCATTCTCTGGCCGCTGCCGTCGTCCGGGAGAGCTATTCCCGCGAGGCGATGCTGAGCGGCTTCCGGATTCTCGGGGAAGGCCAGCTCAGCCTGACCAAATTCCTGATGCTCACCGATCAGGATGTCGATCTGGACAATTTCGCGCAGCTGATGGAGAACGTATTGGAGCGCTTCCAACCGGAGTCGGACCTGTATGTGCTCAACAATACGTCACATGATACGCTCGATTATACCGGGCACAAGCTGAATCACGGCAGCAAGGGCATAATGCTGGGGGTCGGCGAGCCGGTCCGCGAGCTCCCGCATACGTATGAGGGAGGCCCGATTGACGAAATATCGGATGTGGCCGTATTCTGCCGCGGTTGCCTGACGATGTCCGGAGCGTCCTATGAGGCCGAGCCGCAGTTGGCGGAACGGCTGATGGAGCGGTTGGCCGCGCAGGAGACGCCTTGGCCGCTCGTATTCCTGGTGGACGATGCGCAAGTGGCCCGCACGCAGCTGTCTTTCCTGTGGACGGTGTTCACTCGCTTCAACCCTGCTTCTGATATATACGCGCGGATGGAAGTCCGAAATCACCACATTGCGTATCAACTGCCGATTGTTATTGATGCGCGCATGAAGCCGGGCTACCCGGACGAATTGTTCCCGCGCGAAGATATCGTGCAACGGGTGGACGATCGTTGGAAAGACTATTTCCCGAACGGATTCTAA
- a CDS encoding alpha/beta fold hydrolase, whose product MKARVTLKSVLLPNGETLGYRERDGGEEVLLLIHGNMNSSYHWDVALERLDPRYKLYAIDLRGFGISTYHEPIRALRDLADDVKLFSRELELDRLAVMGWSTGGGVAMELAADWPETVTKLILLASVSTRGYPFHEDGGSGLPDRGRRIVSYAGIEALERNRLIAAAIARGDRVFLKRLYEAVIYDKNRPEEAHYEAYLDDMLTQRNLMDIYHALNTFNVSMFDHEAAAGSGAVRRIAAPTLVLRGDRDMVISEAMAAETLADLGEIARFIPLKDCGHSPLVDDPAQLLQAVEAFLAADIVMQPEV is encoded by the coding sequence ATGAAGGCAAGGGTCACATTGAAATCAGTCCTGCTGCCCAATGGGGAGACGCTCGGTTACCGTGAACGGGATGGCGGGGAGGAGGTCCTGCTGCTCATTCACGGCAATATGAATTCTTCTTACCATTGGGATGTGGCGTTGGAGCGGCTGGACCCCCGCTATAAGCTGTACGCAATCGATTTGCGGGGCTTCGGCATCTCGACGTATCATGAACCGATCCGCGCCTTGCGCGACTTGGCCGATGACGTGAAGCTGTTCTCCCGGGAGCTGGAGCTGGACCGATTGGCGGTCATGGGCTGGTCGACGGGCGGCGGCGTGGCGATGGAACTGGCGGCGGATTGGCCCGAGACGGTGACGAAGCTGATTTTATTGGCATCGGTATCGACCCGCGGATATCCGTTCCATGAAGATGGCGGCAGCGGCCTGCCGGATAGGGGCAGACGGATCGTGAGCTATGCGGGCATCGAGGCGCTGGAGCGCAATCGCTTGATCGCGGCAGCGATCGCACGGGGCGACCGCGTGTTTTTGAAGCGGCTGTATGAAGCGGTCATCTATGACAAGAACCGGCCGGAGGAAGCCCATTATGAAGCATATCTCGATGATATGCTGACCCAACGCAATCTGATGGACATATATCATGCGTTAAATACGTTCAATGTCAGCATGTTCGATCATGAGGCGGCCGCGGGCAGCGGCGCGGTGCGGCGCATTGCAGCCCCCACGCTGGTACTGCGCGGAGATCGGGACATGGTCATCAGCGAGGCGATGGCGGCAGAGACGCTCGCCGATCTGGGAGAGATCGCCCGGTTCATCCCGCTGAAGGACTGCGGGCACTCCCCGCTGGTCGACGATCCGGCGCAGCTGCTGCAAGCGGTGGAGGCGTTCCTCGCGGCGGACATCGTCATGCAGCCCGAAGTATGA